Proteins encoded in a region of the Vibrio ponticus genome:
- the oxyR gene encoding DNA-binding transcriptional regulator OxyR — translation MNIRDFEYLVALAEHNHFRKAAEACFVSQPTLSGQIRKLEDELGTALLERSSRRVLFTDAGLQLVEQAKKILSEVKLFRDMASDQSGAMTGPMHIGFIPTVGPYILPRIVPKLKEQFPELELYLHEAQTQQLVHQLEDGKLDCLVLAAVEETAQFKEIEVYSEPLSVAVPCEHEWASLDEIDMLELNGRTVLALGDGHCLRDHALGFCFAAGAKDDERFKATSLETLRNMVAAGAGITLLPKLALPKEKIKDGVCYVRAVNPEPTRSIVVAYRPGSPFRARFEQLAETIKQQLEA, via the coding sequence ATGAATATTCGTGATTTCGAATACTTAGTCGCCTTGGCTGAGCACAATCATTTTCGTAAAGCGGCGGAAGCCTGCTTTGTTAGTCAGCCTACCTTGAGTGGGCAGATTCGTAAGCTGGAAGATGAGCTAGGTACCGCGCTGCTGGAGCGCAGTAGTCGTCGCGTGTTGTTTACCGATGCGGGTTTACAACTGGTGGAACAGGCGAAAAAAATCCTCAGTGAGGTGAAGCTGTTCCGCGATATGGCAAGTGATCAAAGTGGCGCGATGACAGGACCGATGCACATTGGTTTTATCCCGACGGTTGGTCCTTACATTCTGCCGCGCATTGTCCCTAAGCTGAAAGAGCAGTTTCCTGAGCTTGAGCTTTATCTGCATGAGGCACAAACTCAGCAACTTGTTCATCAACTTGAAGACGGCAAGCTGGATTGTTTGGTGTTAGCGGCGGTAGAAGAAACGGCGCAGTTTAAAGAGATTGAAGTTTACAGTGAGCCATTAAGTGTAGCCGTGCCTTGCGAGCATGAATGGGCATCGCTGGATGAAATCGACATGTTAGAGCTTAATGGACGCACGGTTTTAGCGTTGGGTGATGGGCATTGTTTACGCGACCACGCGTTAGGTTTTTGCTTTGCTGCTGGTGCTAAAGATGATGAGCGTTTTAAAGCAACCAGTTTAGAGACTCTACGTAACATGGTCGCAGCAGGAGCAGGGATCACCTTGCTACCAAAACTGGCGCTGCCAAAAGAGAAGATCAAAGATGGGGTCTGCTACGTGCGTGCCGTCAACCCTGAACCGACGCGCAGCATTGTTGTAGCTTATCGTCCGGGGTCACCATTTAGAGCGCGCTTTGAGCAATTGGCAGAGACGATTAAGCAGCAGCTTGAAGCTTAA